The Bacteroidota bacterium genome includes a region encoding these proteins:
- a CDS encoding SET domain-containing protein-lysine N-methyltransferase, whose protein sequence is MSKKTNKKSEVHIKTLTPFLPEHLFVALTPDRGRAVFTSKKIKKGTVIEIAPMIVFSEKDRNAINDTFIYEYYFEWGKSGRKGALALGFGSLYNHSYTPNAKYNPDFDLNILEFEAVKDILPGEEITVNYNLDPDDDTPVWWERDKIKNKKQHS, encoded by the coding sequence ATGTCAAAAAAAACGAATAAGAAATCAGAAGTACACATAAAAACACTTACCCCATTTTTACCGGAGCATTTATTTGTGGCGCTAACTCCAGATAGGGGAAGAGCAGTATTTACTTCAAAAAAAATAAAAAAAGGTACAGTTATTGAAATAGCACCAATGATCGTGTTCAGTGAAAAGGACAGAAATGCCATTAACGATACCTTTATTTATGAATATTATTTTGAATGGGGTAAAAGTGGCAGAAAGGGAGCATTGGCATTAGGGTTTGGGTCTTTGTATAATCATTCCTATACTCCAAATGCAAAATACAACCCTGATTTCGATCTTAATATTTTGGAATTTGAAGCCGTTAAAGACATTTTACCAGGTGAGGAGATCACCGTAAATTATAATCTTGATCCTGATGATGACACACCGGTTTGGTGGGAGAGGGATAAAATAAAAAATAAAAAACAACACAGTTAA